From Rhopalosiphum padi isolate XX-2018 chromosome 2, ASM2088224v1, whole genome shotgun sequence:
TTGGCAGCCGAAGTTTTGGAATTGGCCGGTAACGCTGCCCGTGACAACAAAAAATCTCGTATCATCCCCAGGCATTTGCAATTGGCCATCAGAAATGACGAAGAACTCAACAAACTGTTGTCCGGTGTTACAATCGCTCAAGGCGGTGTGTTGCCCAACATCCAAGCCGTTCTTTTGCCCAAAAAGACTGAAAAAAAAGTCTAATAATACCTTCTACCAAAATATTCTACTAAAAAGGGCCCTTTTCAGGGCCACTAATTTTAAACAACTGTGAAATTACAATCGTGGATATACTTGGACTAGTCTTGCCATCGCCTGACATATTCATGTTCCTCCAGGAGACAGGATCGGACAaaccttataattattatgctcaTTAACATAGTCTACACATTTGTTGTTATCAAAcctttatgtttatatgtttattgaaaatctatttgtaaaaaaaaaaaaatgtatattatcccAATGGCCAAGTTGCCGAGggttatttctttaataaaaaaaaaaaatactacactACTCGAGGTTACATTTAAGAacatttgtgtaaaataaactATCCAAGTTTACTTTACTAgtttaaatttctttatttgtatattttcaacattttgtacgatttgtattagtatttacatGTCCACTGCCCGTTTACAATGactattgtaattgtaataattaatattatgatttattatgttttttcataataaattaattgatttattacaccgcacaaaatacaaattactgcAGCCATAATTGAACGTTAGAAATCCTAAAATTCGATAGGTATTGACCATCCGGCGCTGTTAATGATAACCTAACCAAACCTACTCATTAATTTACTGCGTAACAATTAATCAATCATAACTATCTACAGAAATAAATAACCGACCgtgcaatttataaatatcccTAAACTAGGTACTTTACATTGATGTTTCATTAAATGTCATAGTACTGTACATACACTGGCCGACAGTGTTagacatgttatattatattttgttctgtCAGAACATATTTcggtaaaacataaaaaaataaaatgtataatgtagaaTTC
This genomic window contains:
- the LOC132922220 gene encoding histone H2A codes for the protein MSGRGKAGKSKGGKSKTRSSRAGLQFPVGRIHRLLRKGNYAERVGAGAPVYLAAVMEYLAAEVLELAGNAARDNKKSRIIPRHLQLAIRNDEELNKLLSGVTIAQGGVLPNIQAVLLPKKTEKKV